A region from the Solibacillus sp. FSL H8-0523 genome encodes:
- the fsa gene encoding fructose-6-phosphate aldolase, with translation MKFFIDTANFDEIKEAYNWGILSGVTTNPSLVAKEEGVNFHDRLREIAELVNGSVSGEVISLDAEGMIREGEELAAIHPNITVKLPMTPAGLTACRHFANKGIKTNVTLIFSANQALMAARAGATYVSPFIGRLDDIGQDGSELISTIAEMFAIHGIETEIIAASIRHPQHIQAAALAGAHISTTPYKVLQQLFKHPLTDKGIEGFLADWAKREGK, from the coding sequence ATGAAATTTTTTATTGATACAGCAAACTTTGACGAAATCAAAGAAGCATATAACTGGGGTATTTTATCAGGCGTTACAACAAACCCATCATTAGTAGCAAAAGAAGAAGGCGTGAACTTCCACGATCGCCTACGCGAAATTGCAGAATTAGTAAACGGTTCGGTTTCTGGTGAGGTTATTTCTTTAGATGCAGAAGGGATGATTCGTGAAGGGGAAGAGCTAGCAGCCATTCATCCAAACATCACGGTAAAATTACCAATGACTCCAGCTGGTCTAACAGCTTGCCGTCACTTTGCAAACAAAGGCATCAAAACAAATGTCACATTAATTTTCTCGGCAAACCAAGCGTTAATGGCCGCGCGTGCAGGTGCTACATACGTATCACCATTCATCGGTCGTTTAGACGATATCGGTCAAGACGGATCAGAATTAATTTCTACAATTGCTGAAATGTTTGCCATTCACGGCATTGAAACAGAAATTATCGCTGCTTCAATCCGTCATCCGCAACATATTCAAGCAGCAGCTTTAGCAGGTGCACATATTTCAACAACACCTTATAAAGTATTACAACAATTGTTCAAACATCCATTAACAGACAAGGGAATCGAAGGATTTTTAGCGGATTGGGCAAAGCGTGAAGGGAAATAA
- a CDS encoding UDP-N-acetylglucosamine 1-carboxyvinyltransferase encodes MDVYKIRGGNRLQGKVTVSGAKNSAVALIPASILAGSSVTIGGIPEISDAWTLKALLEEIGGEVTFENGKMTIDPSKMVAMPLPNGNVKKLRASYYMMGAMLGRFKKAVIGLPGGCFLGPRPIDQHIKGFEALGAKVTNEHGAIYLRADELIGAKIYLDVASVGATINIMLAAVRAKGKTVIENAAKEPEIIDVATLLTNMGAKIKGAGTSVIRIEGVDELTGTKHTIIPDRIEAATFMVMAAAIGDGVEIDNVIPLHLESVTSKLREMGVKIEENEESIYIPKQENFRAVDVKTLVYPGIPTDVQQPLSVLMTQAEGTSMVTDTIYSARFKHIDELRRMSAKARVEGNTAIIQGPVALEGSKVTATDLRAGAALVLAGLIAKGETEIHDIYHIERGYSELIEKLCALGADIRKESIVANTNNKA; translated from the coding sequence ATGGATGTTTATAAAATTCGAGGCGGTAATCGCCTACAAGGTAAAGTAACAGTTAGTGGGGCAAAAAATAGTGCCGTCGCTTTAATTCCTGCATCGATTTTGGCAGGTTCTTCCGTTACGATTGGCGGAATTCCTGAAATTTCAGATGCATGGACGTTAAAAGCATTATTAGAAGAAATCGGCGGCGAAGTAACATTTGAAAACGGCAAAATGACGATTGATCCATCAAAAATGGTCGCGATGCCTCTGCCAAATGGCAACGTAAAAAAGCTGCGTGCCTCTTATTACATGATGGGTGCGATGCTAGGTCGTTTCAAAAAGGCTGTTATCGGTTTACCAGGCGGCTGTTTTTTAGGCCCACGTCCAATCGATCAGCATATTAAAGGCTTTGAAGCTTTAGGTGCTAAGGTAACAAATGAGCACGGTGCGATTTATTTACGTGCGGATGAATTAATCGGCGCGAAAATTTATTTAGATGTGGCAAGTGTTGGTGCAACAATCAACATTATGCTTGCAGCCGTACGTGCAAAAGGAAAAACAGTAATCGAAAACGCAGCAAAAGAGCCAGAAATTATCGATGTTGCAACATTGTTAACGAATATGGGCGCAAAAATTAAAGGTGCCGGAACAAGCGTCATTCGTATTGAAGGCGTTGATGAGTTAACAGGTACAAAGCATACGATTATTCCAGATCGCATCGAGGCGGCAACCTTTATGGTGATGGCTGCAGCAATCGGTGATGGGGTAGAAATCGATAATGTCATTCCATTACATTTAGAATCGGTTACATCGAAGCTACGTGAAATGGGCGTGAAAATTGAGGAGAACGAAGAGAGCATTTACATTCCAAAGCAAGAAAATTTCCGTGCCGTAGATGTAAAAACGCTCGTGTATCCTGGTATTCCAACAGACGTACAGCAGCCACTGTCGGTATTAATGACACAAGCGGAAGGTACATCGATGGTGACAGATACCATTTATTCTGCTCGCTTTAAGCATATTGATGAGCTTCGTCGTATGAGTGCGAAGGCTCGTGTTGAAGGCAATACCGCAATTATTCAAGGTCCAGTAGCATTAGAAGGTTCAAAAGTAACGGCAACCGATTTGCGTGCAGGCGCCGCGCTTGTACTTGCGGGGTTAATTGCAAAAGGTGAAACAGAAATTCACGATATTTATCACATTGAGCGCGGCTATAGTGAGCTAATTGAAAAGTTATGTGCACTGGGCGCCGACATTCGAAAAGAATCAATCGTGGCAAATACGAATAATAAGGCGTAA
- the glpX gene encoding class II fructose-bisphosphatase, which translates to MERSLSMEVVRVTEAAAIASAKWMGRGLKNEADDAATTAMRVMFDTIPMHATVVIGEGEMDEAPMLYIGEELGLRNGGPEVDIAVDPLEGTNIVAKGTNGAMTVLAIADRGNLLNAPDMYMEKIAVGPEAAGKVDINASVTYNLLQVAKAKNKDISDVVATLLDRPRHQAIVDEIREAGARIKFIQDGDVGAAINTAFDETGIDIMFGMGGAPEGVISAVALKCLGGDFQAKLVPEDEEQLERCKKMGIDVDKVLMMDDLVKGDDAIFAATAVTDSELLRGVQYKGSYALTHSVVMRAKSGTVRFIEGRHSIAKKPRYGQK; encoded by the coding sequence ATGGAACGTAGTTTATCAATGGAAGTAGTTCGTGTAACAGAAGCAGCAGCAATTGCATCAGCAAAATGGATGGGGCGCGGACTTAAAAACGAAGCAGACGACGCAGCAACAACAGCGATGCGCGTTATGTTTGATACAATCCCAATGCATGCAACAGTTGTAATTGGTGAAGGTGAAATGGATGAAGCACCAATGCTATACATCGGTGAAGAATTAGGACTTCGTAACGGCGGACCGGAAGTTGATATTGCAGTCGATCCATTAGAAGGTACAAATATCGTTGCAAAAGGTACAAACGGCGCCATGACAGTTCTTGCAATCGCAGACCGTGGTAACCTATTAAACGCACCGGATATGTACATGGAGAAAATTGCTGTAGGCCCAGAAGCAGCAGGTAAAGTTGATATTAATGCCTCTGTAACATATAACTTATTACAAGTAGCAAAAGCGAAAAACAAAGACATTTCTGACGTAGTAGCAACATTACTTGACCGTCCACGTCACCAAGCGATCGTTGATGAAATTCGCGAAGCAGGTGCACGTATTAAATTTATTCAAGACGGTGATGTTGGTGCAGCGATTAACACAGCATTTGACGAAACTGGTATTGATATTATGTTCGGTATGGGTGGCGCTCCAGAAGGCGTTATTTCAGCTGTTGCTTTAAAATGCTTAGGTGGCGATTTCCAAGCGAAATTAGTACCAGAAGATGAAGAACAGTTAGAACGATGCAAAAAAATGGGTATCGACGTAGACAAAGTACTTATGATGGATGACTTGGTTAAAGGTGATGACGCGATTTTTGCAGCAACAGCTGTAACCGATTCAGAGCTTTTACGTGGTGTTCAGTACAAAGGTTCTTACGCGTTAACACATTCAGTTGTTATGCGCGCGAAATCAGGTACAGTTCGTTTCATCGAAGGCCGTCACAGTATTGCGAAAAAACCAAGATACGGTCAAAAATAA
- the rho gene encoding transcription termination factor Rho, producing the protein MTALTIAQLESMTLKELYALAKQYKLTNASKLNKKELIFAILKSRSEQEGFFFMEGVLEIIPTDGFGFLRPINYSPSKEDIYISASQIRRFDLRNGDKVSGKVRPPKENERYYGLLQVDAVNGEDPEVAKERVHFPALTPLYPDRHMKLETTSSAISTRIMDLVAPVGFGQRGLIVAPPKAGKTSLLKEIANSITTNYPEAELIVLLIDERPEEVTDIERSVKADVVSSTFDQVPENHVKVAEIVLERARRLVEHKRDVIILMDSITRLARAYNLVIPPSGRTLSGGIDPAAFHRPKRFFGSARNIEDGGSLTILATALVDTGSRMDEVIYEEFKGTGNLELHLDRNLAERRIFPAMDIRRSGTRKEELLIPKEQLEKLWAIRKTFSDSSDFAEKFLRKLRPTKSNEEFFAKLDADMKKATNGKGLL; encoded by the coding sequence ATGACAGCATTAACAATTGCTCAATTAGAAAGCATGACGTTAAAGGAATTATATGCTTTAGCGAAGCAATATAAATTAACTAATGCTAGCAAGTTAAATAAAAAGGAACTGATTTTTGCGATTTTAAAATCACGTTCTGAACAAGAAGGCTTCTTCTTCATGGAAGGCGTTCTTGAAATCATTCCGACAGATGGTTTCGGCTTCTTACGTCCGATTAACTATTCGCCATCAAAGGAAGATATTTATATCTCAGCATCACAAATCCGTCGTTTTGATTTACGTAACGGGGATAAAGTTTCAGGGAAAGTGCGTCCACCAAAAGAAAATGAGCGTTATTACGGCTTGTTACAAGTGGATGCTGTAAATGGTGAAGACCCTGAAGTGGCAAAAGAGCGTGTGCATTTCCCTGCATTAACGCCACTTTACCCAGATCGCCATATGAAATTAGAAACAACGTCATCAGCTATTTCGACACGTATTATGGATTTAGTAGCACCAGTTGGTTTTGGACAGCGTGGTTTAATTGTTGCCCCGCCAAAAGCAGGTAAAACATCGCTATTAAAAGAAATCGCCAATTCAATTACAACGAACTATCCAGAAGCAGAATTAATCGTGCTATTAATCGATGAGCGTCCTGAAGAGGTAACGGACATTGAGCGTTCAGTAAAGGCAGATGTTGTATCATCAACATTTGACCAAGTGCCAGAAAACCATGTAAAAGTGGCAGAAATAGTATTAGAGCGTGCGCGTCGTTTAGTCGAGCATAAACGTGATGTAATTATTTTAATGGATTCAATTACGCGTCTTGCACGTGCCTATAACTTAGTCATTCCACCAAGTGGCCGTACACTTTCAGGTGGTATTGACCCAGCTGCATTCCACCGCCCAAAACGTTTCTTCGGTTCTGCACGTAACATCGAAGACGGCGGTAGTTTAACGATTTTAGCAACAGCACTTGTGGATACAGGTAGTCGTATGGATGAAGTCATTTACGAGGAATTTAAAGGGACAGGTAACTTAGAGCTACACCTAGACCGTAATTTAGCAGAACGTCGTATTTTCCCAGCGATGGATATTCGTCGCTCAGGTACGCGTAAAGAAGAATTACTTATTCCAAAAGAGCAGCTAGAAAAATTATGGGCAATCCGTAAAACATTCAGCGATTCTTCAGACTTTGCCGAGAAGTTCTTACGTAAATTACGTCCAACGAAATCAAACGAAGAGTTCTTCGCGAAACTTGATGCAGATATGAAAAAAGCAACGAACGGTAAAGGGTTACTATAA